The genome window GCGGACGTCGTCCGCGGGGAGGCCCGGAAGCTGCGGGCCGAGGGCCGGATCGCCGCGCTGAACGACTCGTTCGGGTTCGGCGGCCACAACGTGGTGCTGGCGTTCCGGACGGTCTGATCAGCACCGCGACTACACATGCACGACTACACGTGAGGGGCCTCCACCGGCTGGTGGGGGCCCCTCACGTCGTGAGCGGAGGTCTTCAGACCACCTGGTGCAGCCAGCGCACCGGTGCTCCCTCACCCGCGTACCGGAACGGTTCCAGTTCGTCGTCCCACGGCTTGCCCAGGAGCCGGGCCAGTTCCGCCTCCAGGTCGCTCTCGCCGCGCTGGGAGCGGATGAGGGCCGCGCGCAGCCGGTCCTCGGGGATCAGGATGTCGCCGTGGATGCCGGTGACCGCGTGGAAGATGCCCAGGTCGGGGGTACAGCTGTAGCGCTCGCCCTCGGCGGTCGGGCACGGTTCCGCGGTGACCTCGAAGCGCAGGAGCTGCCAGCCGCGCAGCGCGGAGGCGAGCTTGGAGGCGGTGCCGGCCTCGCCCTGCCAGGAGAACTCCGATCTCCAGGTGCCGGGGGCGGCGGGCTGCCGGATCCAGTCTAGGTTGACGCGGGTGCCCAGCACGCCCGCGACGGCCCACTCGACGTGCGGGCACAGTGCGCGGGGCGCGGAGTGCACGTACAGGACTCCACGTGTCGTCACCTGAACCTCCGGGCAGAGCGCCACATCTTGTAACTTTGCGGAACGGGTGTGGCAAGGGCGGCCACGGGGCGAGGCTACCGTGCGGCGGGCCGAGGAGTGTGACGTACCGTCGGTCCCGTTGCCCGTGAATGCCGAGGTTTCACCCAAGGGGACGCGGGCCTGACCCAGCGTGTTCGAAGCGCTGTCGAACGAGGGGACCAGGGATGCGGAAGCGAAGCCACCGCTTCAAGGCCGTCGCCGCGGTCGCGGCCGCGGTCGTCCTGGGGCTCGCCGGATGCGACGCCTCGGGTGGCGACGGGGGGCGGGGCACCGCGCCGTCGTCGCGGCCGTCCCCGAAACCGGTCTGGAACCGCTCCCCCGACTCGATCGCCGCGGTCGGCGACTCCATCACGCGCGGCTTCGACGCCTGCACCGTGCTGTCCGACTGCCCCCAGGTGTCATGGGCCACGGGCACCGACACCGGCGTCGACAGCCTGGCCGTACGGCTGCTCGGGGCGACCGGGGCGGCGGAGCACAGTTGGAACTACGCGGCGACCGGGGCGCGGATGGCCGACCTGGCCGGGCAGGTCGCGCAGGCGGTGCAGCGCAGGCCGGAACTGGTGACGGTGATGGTCGGGGCCAACGACGCCTGCCGCTCCTCCACCTCGGCGATGACTCCGGTCGACGACTTCCGCGAGCAGTTCGAGGACGCGATGGCCGTCCTGCGCCGGTCGCTGCCGAAGGCGCAGGTGTACGTCTCCAGCGTGCCGAACCTCATGCGGCTGTGGTCCGAGGGCCGCACCAGTGCGCTCGGCAAGCAGGTGTGGAAGCTGGGCATCTGCCCGTCGATGCTGGGCAACGCGGACGCGCTGGACGCCGCGTCCACCCAGCGGCGCGCCACCGTGCAGTCGCGGGTGGAGGAGTACAACCGGGTCCTGAAGGAGGTGTGCGCCAAGGACCGGCGGTGCCGCTTCGACGGCAACGCGGTCTTCGACTACCGCTTCGGGCCCGCGCAGTTGAGCCCCTGGGACTGGTTCCACCCGAGCAGGAACGGTCAGGCACGACTCGCCGAGATCGCCTACCGTGCCGTCACCGCCGAGGCTCCCGTGACCTAGGGTTTCCCACATGAGCGAACTTTTCGGCACACTTCCCGACGGCTCGGCGGTCCACCGCTGGACGCTGGAGCGGGGCGGGGTGCGGGTGCGCGTCCTGTCGTACGGCGGGGTCGTGCAGTCGGCGGAGGTCCCGGACCGGGACTGGGCCCGGGCGGACGTGGTGCTGGGCTTCCCGGATCTGGACGGCTATCTGCGCCACCCTGAGCCGTTCCTCGGGGCTCTGGTCGGGCGGTACGCCAACCGCATCGCGGGCGCCCGCTTCCCGCTCGACGGCCGGACCTACTCGCTGGAGCCGAACAACGGCCCCAACTCGCTGCACGGCGGGTCACGGGGCTTCGACAAGCGGGTCTGGGACGTGGAGCCGGTGGAGCACGGCGTCCGGCTGTCCCGGGTCAGCCCGCACGGCGAGGAGGGCTTCCCGGGGCGGCTCGAGGTCTCGGCGACGTACACCCTCGATGGGGACGGCGCGCTGCGGATCGTGTACGAGGCGGTCACGGACGCGCCGACCGTGGTGAACCTGACGAACCACTCGTACTGGAACCTGGCGGGTTCCGGGAACGCGGGCGGCCACGAGCTGAGCATCGCGGCCTCGCGGTACACCCCGGTGGACGCGGACCTGATCCCGACGGGAGCGCCGGAGACCGTCGAGGGCAGCCGTTTCGACTTCCGGGAGTCCCGGAAGGTGGGCTCCGGCTACGACCACAACTTCGTGCTCGACAAGGGTGTGACGCACACCCCGGTCGAGGTCGCCGAGCTGCACGACCCGGCGTCGGGGCGCCTGCTCACCGTGTCCACGACCGAGCCCGGCCTGCAGCTGTACACGGCGGACCACCTCGGCGCCCCGTTCGCCCCCGGCGACGGCATCGCACTGGAGACCCAGCACTTCCCGGACTCCCCGAACCGCCCGGACTTCCCGAGCACGCGGCTGCGGCCGGGCGAGGGGTACCGGTCGGAGACGGTGTACCGCTTCTCGGTGCGCTGAGGTCCGTCGAACGAGCGACGAGCCCCGGTCCGGCCGTCAGGTCCCGGACCGGGGCTGTTCGTAGGGGGACTCGGTCCCGCCTCAGACGTTAATCGTCGTCGTGACCCGGTGGTCGGCGATCGAGCGTCCGCCCTGGATTCCGTACGAACCCTTCACAAACGTCCACCCGGGGAGGCGGCGTACGTCCCCGGAGGCGCCCTCAGTGGTGGGTGATCTGCTCGTCCTCGGGGGCGTCCTCCGCCTCCCGCGCGTTCTCCTCACCCAGCAGGTCCCGGGCCAGCAGTGTGGCGCCCGCGACCGCGCCCGGCATCAGGAAGACGGCGACGAACGGGACGAGGAACGCCAGGCCGAGGGGTGTGCCGAAGCCCCAGACGAGCAGCTTGCGGGAGCGCAACAGTGTGAGGCGGTCGCGGAGTTCGACGCTGCGGCGCTGGAGCGCCACGGCGGTGAGTTCCTCGGTGAGGAAGAAGCCGGTGACGAAGAAGCCGATGACCGGGACGACGGTCTGGCCCACGAACGGCAGGAAGCCGAGGGCGAAGAGCAGGACGCCCCAGAGTGCGGCCCGTACGAGGACGCGGAGGCTGTCGCGGGCCGATATCCACATCTCCCGGTGCAGGGGCAGGTCCGACTCGGGCGCGGTGCCGTCCGGGGAGACGTCTCGGTCGACCTTCTCCGAGAGGTTCTCGTAGAAGGGCTGGCCTATGAGGAGGGTGACCGCGGTGAAGGTGAGGACGGCGAGGAGGAGGGCGAGGGCGAACAGCACGACGGTGAGGAAACCGCGGAAGAGCCCGAGCCAGGGGTCCGGCCAGCCGTCGGCGAAGGGGGTGGCCCAGGTGACGAGGTCGTCGCCCCACAGGGCGAGTGCGACGAGCGCCGCCGCGTACAGGACGAGGGCGATCAGGCCCGGAAGGATGCCGAAGCCGTACTGTTTGCCGTGGCGGGCCACCCAGCGTTGACCCTTGAGGAGATAGCCGAGTCCCGCGCCCAGATCATGCATGGGAAAACCCTATCGGCGATCAGCCTTTCGATTGTCATGGTGGCGTCACCGTCGCCCGTCATGCTCGTGCCGCCCTCGCGTGGAGGCGGCGATTCCCCGAGGCGGACGGCACGATGAAGGCCGCACCCCACGTCCAAGGGCACGGCCTTCGTCGTACGCAACGAACCCGGTCAGGCGGGCGTCACGGGTGAGGCGGGCGGTGTTCCGCCGGTCAGAGCGCGACGATCATCTTGCCGACGTTGTCGCCGCGCAGGACGCCGAAGAACGCCTCCAGGTTGTTCTCGATGCCCTCGACGACGGTCTCGCGGTACTTCAGCTCGCCGGAGCGGACCCAGGCGCCGACCTCCTCGACGAACTGCGGCTGCAGGTCGTAGTGGTCGCCGACCAGGAAGCCCTCGATCCGGCCGCGGGTCTGGATGAGGCGGGCGAGGTTCTTCGGACCGGGGGCGGGCTCGGTGTTGTTGTAGACGGAGATCATGCCGCATACGGCGATGCGCCCACCGCGGTTGAGGGAGCTGATGGCGGCCTCCAGGTGGTCGCCGCCTACGTTGTCGAAGTAGACGTCGATCCCGTCGGGGGCGGCGGCGCGGAGCTGCTCGCTCACGGGGCCGTTCTTGTAGTTGAAGGCGGCGTCGAAGCCGTACTCCTCCAGCAGCAGCTTGACCTTCTCGTCGGAGCCCGCGGAACCGATGACCCGGGAGGCGCCCTTGAGCTTGGCGATCTGGCCGACCTGGCTGCCGACGGCGCCCGCGGCACCGGAGACGAAGACGGAGTCGCCCTCCTTGAAGGCCGCGGTGCGCAGCAGGCCGGCGTAGGCGGTGAGGCCGGTCATGCCGAGGACGCCCAGGTACGTGGAGAGGGGCGCGGTCCCGGGGTCGACCTTGACGGCGTTCTTCGCGTCCACTGCCGCGTACTCGCGCCAGCCGAAGAAGTGCAGCACGTGGTCGCCGACGGCGAGGCCCTCGGCGTTGGAGGCCACGACCTCGCCGACCGCTCCGCCCTGCATGACCTTGCCGAGCTCGAAGGGGGCGACGTAGGACTTGGCGGCACTCATGCGGCCACGCATGTACGGGTCGACGGAGAGGTACTTGTTCCGCACCAGCACCTGACCCTCGCCCGGCGTCGGGGCCTCCGCGTCGACCAGGGCGAAGTCCTCGGGCTTCGGCCAGCCGACCGGTCGGCTGAGCAGGTGCCACTCGCGGTTGATCATGACTGTGCCTTTCGGGATTTACTTCAGTACCTAAAACAACCATGCTCCTGAATATTTCAGTCTGTCAAGTAACCGGGTATCCTGAAGCCCATGGCCACTCTCCGGAAAACCCCTCGCCCCGACGCCCTGACCCTGGAAGTCGTCGAACTCATCGGCGAGGTGGTGGCCCGCTTCTACGAGGACTACGAGACAGCGGCCGGCGAGCACGCGCTGACCGGCGCACAGGCACGCCTGCTCAGCCTTCTGTCGCTGGAGCCGCTGCCGATGCGCAAGCTGGCCCAGAAACTGAAGTGCGAGCCGTCGAACGTCACCGGCATCGTCGACCGCCTGGAGTCTCGCGGCCTGGTCGAACGCCGCCCGGACCCGGCGGACCGCCGGGTGAAGCTGGCCGCGGCGACGGACGACGGCCGCCGCGTCGCCCGCAGCCTGCGCGAGTCACTGCGCTTCGCGAAAGAGCCCCTGGCGGCGCTCACCGAGGACGAGCGCCATGTGATGCGGGGACTGTTGCAGCGGATGCTGACCTCGGGCACCACTCAGGGACACTGAGAACGGGTGGTACCGCAGGCCCTGTCGGCCTCGCGCGCCACCGGGGCGGAAACGGACGAGCGGTCCGGTGCACGGAGTGCCCCGGACCGCCCGGACTGGCAACGTCCCTTACGGATCAGGTCCTCTTGCGGGCCGTCATGATCCGCTGGACCAGGATGAACACGCACAGCAGCACACCGGTGGCGATCTTCGTCCACCAGGAGCTCAGCGTGCCCTCGAACTGGATGATGCTCTTGATCAGGCCCAGCACCAGCACACCGAACAGGGTTCCCAGCACGTAGCCGGAGCCACCCGTCAGCAGCGTGCCGCCGATCACGACCGCGGCGATCGCGTCGAGTTCCATGCCGGTGGCGTGCAACGGGTCACCGGACTGGATGTACAGGGTGAACAGGAGACCGGCGAGCGCAGAGCAGAAGCCGCTCACCGTGTACACGGCGATCTTCGTACCGCCCTGCGGGAGACCCATCAGCATGGCCGAGTGCTCGTTGCCGCCGATGGCGTACACCCGGCGCCCGAAGCGCGTGTAGTGCAGGACGTAGAACGCCACGGCGAGGACGACCAGCGCGACGATCGCACCGATCGACAGGAAGCCCACCCCCAGCGACACCTGCGCATCGGCCATGCTGCTCACCGAGGCGTCGCTGATGGAGATCGACTCCTTGCTGATGACCAGGCACAGGCCGCGGAAGAGGAAGAGCCCGGCGAGGGTCACGATGAAGGGCTGGATCTCGAAGTTCTGGATCACGTAGCCCATCAGGAACCCACCGAAGGCGCCCACGCCCAGCGCCATGGGGATCACGAGCGGCAGCGGCACCCCCTGGCGCTCCACCAGCCAGGCCGTGAACATCGTCGTGAAGCCCATCATCGAGCCGACGGACAGGTCGATGCCGCCGGAGAGGATGACGAAGGTGGCGCCGACGGCCGCGACCAGCAGATAGCCGTTGTCGATGAACAGGTTCAGGAAGACCTGCGGTTCGGCGAACCCGTAGTACTGGTAGCGGCTCAGGCCGACGCCGTACATCACGAGGAAGAGCAGTGCCGTCGCCGCTACGGGCAGGCGCTGGTCACCGAGCAGGCGCCGGGCCTTGGACGGAGCACGGCTGTCCGGCGCCGTGGGGCTCTGGGTGGTCGCGCTCATCACGACACCTCCATCTTGGGAGCGGCGTCGGCCGCCGCGGCGGTGTCCGCCGGGGCCGCGGCCGGCGTGGCGCTCCCCTTCCCGCCGAACCTGGCACCGAACAGCCTGGCGCGGAACTTCGGGGACTGCAGCAGGCAGACGACGATGACGACGGCGGCCTTGAAGACCAGGTTGGTCTGGGTCGGCACACCGATGGTGTAGATCGTGGTGGTCAGGGTCTGGATGACCAGGGCGCCGACCACCGTGCCGCCGACGGAGAACCGGCCGCCCAGGAGCGAGGTGCCGCCGATCACCACGGCGAGGATCGCGTCGAGTTCGATCCACAGGCCGGCGTTGTTGCCGTCCGCGGCCGAGGTGTTGGAGCTGATCATCAGGCCCGCGATGCCGGCGCACAGCGCACAGAACACGTACACCATGATCTTGATGCGCCGGGACCTGATGCCCACCAGGCGGCTGGCCTCGGCGTTGCCGCCGACCGACTCGACGAGCAGACCGAGTGCCGTGCGGCGGGTCAGCGCGACGGTGACGGCCACGACCACGGCCACCACGAAGATGGAGAACGGCAGCGTCAGCCAGTAGCCGCCGCCGATCAGCTTGTACGGGTCGCTGTTCACGGTGATGATCTGGCCGCCGCTGATCAGCTGGGCGACACCGCGACCGGCGACCATGATGATCAGCGTGGCGATGATCGGCTGGATGCCCATCCTGGCTACCAGGAAGCCGTTCCACAGACCGCAGACGACCGCGGCCAGCAGGCCCAGACCCATGGCGAGCAGCACCCCGGACAGGGCGTTCTGGTCGGCCTGGTGGCTGATGTACGAGCAGGCCAGCGCTCCGGTGATGGCGACCACCGCGCCGACGGAGAGGTCGATGCCTCCGGTCGCGATGACCAGGGTCATACCGACCGCCACCAGGATCAGGGGCGATCCGAACAGCACGATCGAGACGAGGCTGCCGTACAGGTGGCCGCCCGACATCCGGACGGAGAAGAAGTCGGGCGTAAAGGGAACGTTGACGAGCAACAGGAGGACTAGGACCGCCACCGGCCAGAAAAGGTGGTGTTGGGTCAGCGCTCGCCATCGGGAAGAGGTGGTCACTGGTGCTCTCCGCTCGCGATGGTCTCCAGGATCCGGCTGGTCGTGATCTCGGGCCCGTTGGCGATCTGCGCCACCAGCCGGCGGTCGCGCAGCACTCCGATGGTGTGACTGAGCCGGAGTACCTCCTCCAGCTCGCCCGCGATGTACAGGACGGACATGCCGTCCTCTGAGAGTGAGACCACGAGCTTCTGGATCTCAGCCTTCGCGCCGATGTCGATGCCGCGCGTCGGCTCGTCCAGGATCAGCAGCTTCGGCTGGGTGATCAGCCAGCGGGCCAGCAGCACCTTCTGCTGGTTGCCGCCGCTGAGTTGTCCGACCCGGGCCTCGGGATTGGCGGGGCGGATGTCCAGCGCCTTGATGTACTTGGCGACGAGTTCGTCGCGCTGCGAGACCGGGATGGGCCGGGTCCAGCCGCGCGCGGCCTGCAGTGCCAGGATGATGTTCTCCCGCACCGTCAGATCGGGCACCAGGCCCTCGGTCTTGCGGTTCTCGGAACAGAACGCGACGCCGGCGCCGATCGCGTCGTTGGGAGCGCTCATCGACACCTGCTTGCCGCCGATGGACACCTTGCCGCTGTCCGGCTGGTCGGCGCCGAAGAGCAACCGGGCGAGTTCGGTCCGTCCCGATCCGAGCAGGCCGGCGAGCCCGACCACTTCGCCCTTCTTGATCTCCAGGTCGAAGGGCGCGATGCCGCCGGTCCTGCCGAGGCCGTCCGCCTGGAGCAGCGTCTCGCCGAGGTCGGAGTGCAGCTGCTGGTCGTGGAGCTCCTCCAGCTGGTCCAGTGCCTTGCCGAGCATGAGCTGGACGAGGCCGACCTGATCGAGGTCGCGCACCATGTGCTCACCGACGAGGGTGCCGTTGCGCAGCACGGTCATCCGGTCGCAGACCTCGTAGATCTGGTCGAGGAAGTGCGAGACGAACAGGATCGCGACGCCCTCGCCCTTCAGCCGCCGCATGAGGGCGAACAGTTCGAGGACCTCGTCCCGGTCGAGGCTGGAGGTCGGCTCGTCGAGGATCAGCACCTTGGTGCCCGGGCCCTCGTCGCCGCTGCCGCCGGTGCCCACCGACCGCACGATCGCGACCAGTTGCTGCACCGCCAGCGGGTACGAGGACAGGGGAGCGGTGACGTCGATGTCGAGGCCGAGCCGGTCGACGAGCTCTGCCGCCTCCTTGCGCAGCCGCTTCCACTGGATGCGGCCCATACGGGTCGGTTCGCGCCCGATGAAGATGTTCTCCGCCACCGACAGGTTCGGGCAGAGGTTGACCTCCTGGTAGACCGTGCTGATGCCGGCCTGCTGTGCCTGCAGCGGGCTGCCGAACCGCACGGACTTCCCGTCCAGCGTGACCGTGCCGCCGTCCAGGGAGTAGACCCCCGTCAGCACCTTGATGAGGGTGGACTTGCCCGCGCCGTTCTCGCCGATCAGGGCGTGGATCTCGCCGGGGAAGAGCCGGAAGTCGACGTCCGACAGAGCCCGTACCCCCGGGAACTCTTTGACAATGCCCGTCATTTCCAGGACGGGCCGCGGCTCTGCCATGGCAGCGCTCCTCATTGAGACTGGTTCAGGCCCGCAGGGAGCCCCGTGACCGAGTGCTCGGCCGGACGGAGGCTCCCTGCCGGTGGGCGCGGTCGGTCAGTACTTGCGGTTCGGGAGCGCGGCTGCGGCCTGGTCCTGCATGTAGTCGCCCTCCTTGGTCTTGATCCAGCGCTCGACCTTCTGGCCGTCGTGAACCTGCTTCACGACCTCCATGAGCTGGGGGCCGAGCAGCGGGTTGCACTCGACGATGGCGTTGATCTTGCCCTGGGACATGGCCACGAAGCCGTCGTGGACGCCGTCGATCGAGACGATCAGGATGTCCTTGCCGGGCTTCTTGCCCGCCGCCTCGATGGACTGGATGGCGCCGAGGGCCATGTCGTCGTTGTGCGCGAAGAGCACGTTGACATCCGGGTTGGACTGCAGGAAGGCCGCCATGACCTGCTTGCCGCCGGCGCGGGTGAAGTCACCGGTCTGGCTGACGACGATCTTCCAGTCGTCCTTGTGCTGCGCGTCCATGACCTCCTTGAAGCCCTTGGCGCGCTCGATCGCCGGGGCGGCGCCGGTGGTGCCCTCCAGCTGGGCGATCTTCACCGCACCCTTGTGGCCGGCCTTCTGAAGGACCTTCTCCAGGATCCTCGCGGCGCGGCGGCCCTCGTCGGTGAAGTCGGAGCCGACCAGGGTCACGTACAAGGAGTCGTCGGAGGTCTCCACCGAGCGGTCGGTGAGGACCACGGGGATCTTCGCGGCCTTGGCCTCCTTGAGCACCGCGTCCCAGCCGGTGACGACCACCGGCGAGAAGGCGATGACGTCCACCTTCTGCGCGATGTAGCTGCGGATGGCGGAGATCTGGTTCTCCTGCTTCTGCTGGGCGTCGGAGAACTTGAGGTTGTAACCCGCCGCCTTGGCCGCGTCCTTCACCGAGGTGGTGTTGG of Streptomyces cynarae contains these proteins:
- a CDS encoding DUF3145 domain-containing protein, whose protein sequence is MTTRGVLYVHSAPRALCPHVEWAVAGVLGTRVNLDWIRQPAAPGTWRSEFSWQGEAGTASKLASALRGWQLLRFEVTAEPCPTAEGERYSCTPDLGIFHAVTGIHGDILIPEDRLRAALIRSQRGESDLEAELARLLGKPWDDELEPFRYAGEGAPVRWLHQVV
- a CDS encoding SGNH/GDSL hydrolase family protein; the encoded protein is MRKRSHRFKAVAAVAAAVVLGLAGCDASGGDGGRGTAPSSRPSPKPVWNRSPDSIAAVGDSITRGFDACTVLSDCPQVSWATGTDTGVDSLAVRLLGATGAAEHSWNYAATGARMADLAGQVAQAVQRRPELVTVMVGANDACRSSTSAMTPVDDFREQFEDAMAVLRRSLPKAQVYVSSVPNLMRLWSEGRTSALGKQVWKLGICPSMLGNADALDAASTQRRATVQSRVEEYNRVLKEVCAKDRRCRFDGNAVFDYRFGPAQLSPWDWFHPSRNGQARLAEIAYRAVTAEAPVT
- a CDS encoding aldose epimerase family protein codes for the protein MSELFGTLPDGSAVHRWTLERGGVRVRVLSYGGVVQSAEVPDRDWARADVVLGFPDLDGYLRHPEPFLGALVGRYANRIAGARFPLDGRTYSLEPNNGPNSLHGGSRGFDKRVWDVEPVEHGVRLSRVSPHGEEGFPGRLEVSATYTLDGDGALRIVYEAVTDAPTVVNLTNHSYWNLAGSGNAGGHELSIAASRYTPVDADLIPTGAPETVEGSRFDFRESRKVGSGYDHNFVLDKGVTHTPVEVAELHDPASGRLLTVSTTEPGLQLYTADHLGAPFAPGDGIALETQHFPDSPNRPDFPSTRLRPGEGYRSETVYRFSVR
- a CDS encoding EI24 domain-containing protein; the protein is MHDLGAGLGYLLKGQRWVARHGKQYGFGILPGLIALVLYAAALVALALWGDDLVTWATPFADGWPDPWLGLFRGFLTVVLFALALLLAVLTFTAVTLLIGQPFYENLSEKVDRDVSPDGTAPESDLPLHREMWISARDSLRVLVRAALWGVLLFALGFLPFVGQTVVPVIGFFVTGFFLTEELTAVALQRRSVELRDRLTLLRSRKLLVWGFGTPLGLAFLVPFVAVFLMPGAVAGATLLARDLLGEENAREAEDAPEDEQITHH
- a CDS encoding NADP-dependent oxidoreductase; translation: MINREWHLLSRPVGWPKPEDFALVDAEAPTPGEGQVLVRNKYLSVDPYMRGRMSAAKSYVAPFELGKVMQGGAVGEVVASNAEGLAVGDHVLHFFGWREYAAVDAKNAVKVDPGTAPLSTYLGVLGMTGLTAYAGLLRTAAFKEGDSVFVSGAAGAVGSQVGQIAKLKGASRVIGSAGSDEKVKLLLEEYGFDAAFNYKNGPVSEQLRAAAPDGIDVYFDNVGGDHLEAAISSLNRGGRIAVCGMISVYNNTEPAPGPKNLARLIQTRGRIEGFLVGDHYDLQPQFVEEVGAWVRSGELKYRETVVEGIENNLEAFFGVLRGDNVGKMIVAL
- a CDS encoding MarR family winged helix-turn-helix transcriptional regulator; its protein translation is MATLRKTPRPDALTLEVVELIGEVVARFYEDYETAAGEHALTGAQARLLSLLSLEPLPMRKLAQKLKCEPSNVTGIVDRLESRGLVERRPDPADRRVKLAAATDDGRRVARSLRESLRFAKEPLAALTEDERHVMRGLLQRMLTSGTTQGH
- the yjfF gene encoding galactofuranose ABC transporter, permease protein YjfF, with translation MSATTQSPTAPDSRAPSKARRLLGDQRLPVAATALLFLVMYGVGLSRYQYYGFAEPQVFLNLFIDNGYLLVAAVGATFVILSGGIDLSVGSMMGFTTMFTAWLVERQGVPLPLVIPMALGVGAFGGFLMGYVIQNFEIQPFIVTLAGLFLFRGLCLVISKESISISDASVSSMADAQVSLGVGFLSIGAIVALVVLAVAFYVLHYTRFGRRVYAIGGNEHSAMLMGLPQGGTKIAVYTVSGFCSALAGLLFTLYIQSGDPLHATGMELDAIAAVVIGGTLLTGGSGYVLGTLFGVLVLGLIKSIIQFEGTLSSWWTKIATGVLLCVFILVQRIMTARKRT
- a CDS encoding ABC transporter permease, which gives rise to MTTSSRWRALTQHHLFWPVAVLVLLLLVNVPFTPDFFSVRMSGGHLYGSLVSIVLFGSPLILVAVGMTLVIATGGIDLSVGAVVAITGALACSYISHQADQNALSGVLLAMGLGLLAAVVCGLWNGFLVARMGIQPIIATLIIMVAGRGVAQLISGGQIITVNSDPYKLIGGGYWLTLPFSIFVVAVVVAVTVALTRRTALGLLVESVGGNAEASRLVGIRSRRIKIMVYVFCALCAGIAGLMISSNTSAADGNNAGLWIELDAILAVVIGGTSLLGGRFSVGGTVVGALVIQTLTTTIYTIGVPTQTNLVFKAAVVIVVCLLQSPKFRARLFGARFGGKGSATPAAAPADTAAAADAAPKMEVS
- a CDS encoding sugar ABC transporter ATP-binding protein, with protein sequence MAEPRPVLEMTGIVKEFPGVRALSDVDFRLFPGEIHALIGENGAGKSTLIKVLTGVYSLDGGTVTLDGKSVRFGSPLQAQQAGISTVYQEVNLCPNLSVAENIFIGREPTRMGRIQWKRLRKEAAELVDRLGLDIDVTAPLSSYPLAVQQLVAIVRSVGTGGSGDEGPGTKVLILDEPTSSLDRDEVLELFALMRRLKGEGVAILFVSHFLDQIYEVCDRMTVLRNGTLVGEHMVRDLDQVGLVQLMLGKALDQLEELHDQQLHSDLGETLLQADGLGRTGGIAPFDLEIKKGEVVGLAGLLGSGRTELARLLFGADQPDSGKVSIGGKQVSMSAPNDAIGAGVAFCSENRKTEGLVPDLTVRENIILALQAARGWTRPIPVSQRDELVAKYIKALDIRPANPEARVGQLSGGNQQKVLLARWLITQPKLLILDEPTRGIDIGAKAEIQKLVVSLSEDGMSVLYIAGELEEVLRLSHTIGVLRDRRLVAQIANGPEITTSRILETIASGEHQ
- a CDS encoding ABC transporter substrate-binding protein, which codes for MLNRRNFLTAAVGVAAAGGLAACAKTDDSSSGSSGGGKKTITLGFSQVGSESGWRSANTTSVKDAAKAAGYNLKFSDAQQKQENQISAIRSYIAQKVDVIAFSPVVVTGWDAVLKEAKAAKIPVVLTDRSVETSDDSLYVTLVGSDFTDEGRRAARILEKVLQKAGHKGAVKIAQLEGTTGAAPAIERAKGFKEVMDAQHKDDWKIVVSQTGDFTRAGGKQVMAAFLQSNPDVNVLFAHNDDMALGAIQSIEAAGKKPGKDILIVSIDGVHDGFVAMSQGKINAIVECNPLLGPQLMEVVKQVHDGQKVERWIKTKEGDYMQDQAAAALPNRKY